The following proteins are encoded in a genomic region of Synechococcus sp. ROS8604:
- a CDS encoding creatininase family protein yields the protein MTAQAHLSLSTTRRLDSLSWPEAEKALQQSGSTVVWPMGAFEQHGPHLPLATDALFSERILASVLSELAANAPIWSLPSQSIGFSPEHAGFPGTLSVSSGLLTQLIIEVGTQLSAQGVKRLVLFNAHGGQIGLLQAAARELRVQSPSMAVLPCFLWSGVPGLDALIPEEELRGGLHAAQAETSLMLALEPRLVGEARPVDGDHRQPASLATPPPGWSLEGAAPTAWLTSDLSSSGVIGDSRAASAELGEALERCLVSHWANLFGSLLASDWPLSQPVAVVN from the coding sequence ATGACTGCACAAGCTCACTTGAGTCTTTCCACCACACGGCGCTTGGACAGCTTGAGTTGGCCAGAGGCGGAGAAAGCCTTACAGCAATCCGGTTCCACCGTGGTTTGGCCGATGGGCGCTTTTGAACAACACGGCCCCCATCTCCCTCTTGCCACCGATGCTCTGTTTTCTGAGCGGATCCTCGCCTCTGTGTTGTCAGAGCTCGCAGCAAATGCCCCGATTTGGAGCCTGCCCTCACAATCCATTGGATTTTCTCCAGAGCATGCAGGCTTTCCTGGAACCTTGAGCGTGTCCTCGGGCTTGTTGACCCAACTGATCATCGAGGTGGGAACGCAGTTGAGTGCCCAAGGGGTGAAGCGCTTGGTGTTATTCAACGCCCATGGGGGGCAGATTGGATTGCTTCAGGCTGCGGCAAGGGAACTTCGTGTTCAGTCGCCATCGATGGCGGTTCTTCCCTGCTTCTTGTGGAGTGGCGTACCTGGTTTGGATGCGTTGATCCCTGAGGAAGAGCTACGGGGCGGATTGCATGCCGCGCAGGCTGAGACCAGTTTGATGCTTGCTCTTGAGCCGCGGTTGGTGGGGGAGGCTCGTCCCGTCGACGGTGACCATCGCCAGCCCGCCTCTCTCGCCACTCCACCTCCTGGTTGGAGCCTGGAAGGAGCGGCTCCTACGGCCTGGTTGACATCTGACCTCAGTAGCAGTGGTGTGATCGGTGATTCACGCGCAGCCAGTGCCGAACTTGGTGAAGCCTTGGAACGCTGCCTGGTGAGCCATTGGGCCAATCTCTTTGGCAGTTTGTTGGCTAGTGATTGGCCCCTTTCTCAACCTGTTGCTGTTGTCAACTGA
- a CDS encoding ABC transporter substrate-binding protein, with product MSDRVSDSGWGNLFRRLPIGHGLIVAASLLGCQALAASTQERAPVLALMSDGYQPAHAVFRQGFALGEEQVRACGSSSSLVEWRTIGLDDDPAPFLGSSRSLVIAPFATELPRFSRLAQDHQINVILPYQRGASLNQLVPLDPQGLLHPLSPSQQSEIDQLAADTLEQGWRRIMVVADPADRAAEMADAYTEAFKQLGGKVETYEKALVQPVNADDASAVSQLIQDLAWKRPAAIALAADPSSRLAMLLDQAQTDGRLRGASPATPGRIWLMPVIRLDAVPPKPWAQLTPDQPAHGPGWSSFAASYQQRWGQAPDLLAASGFDAARLVALSMLAPAPVSEEGLRDPIGWLDPDAEVQPLCEAIALRQQGQPVRLAGAASDLALRPGQIPSGTATTRLIAPHSGADRDGSL from the coding sequence ATGAGTGACCGTGTTTCTGATTCGGGATGGGGGAACCTCTTTAGGCGTCTTCCCATTGGCCATGGTTTGATCGTGGCGGCAAGCCTGCTGGGATGCCAAGCTCTCGCGGCTAGCACGCAGGAAAGAGCGCCCGTGCTTGCGCTCATGTCAGACGGATATCAGCCTGCTCATGCGGTCTTTCGTCAAGGTTTTGCTCTCGGGGAAGAGCAGGTTCGAGCCTGTGGATCTTCTTCCTCGCTAGTGGAGTGGCGCACGATCGGTCTCGATGACGATCCGGCTCCCTTTCTAGGGTCCAGCCGTTCTTTAGTGATTGCGCCGTTTGCGACGGAACTGCCTCGTTTTTCTCGACTCGCCCAGGATCACCAAATCAATGTGATTCTTCCCTATCAACGCGGTGCGTCTTTAAATCAATTGGTGCCGCTTGATCCCCAGGGATTGCTGCATCCTTTAAGCCCTTCCCAGCAGTCGGAAATCGACCAACTGGCTGCCGACACCCTGGAGCAGGGATGGCGAAGAATCATGGTGGTTGCCGATCCTGCTGATCGCGCTGCAGAGATGGCTGATGCCTATACGGAGGCTTTCAAGCAACTAGGAGGCAAGGTGGAAACCTATGAGAAGGCCCTCGTTCAGCCGGTCAACGCTGACGATGCCTCCGCGGTGAGCCAATTGATCCAAGATCTGGCTTGGAAACGTCCTGCTGCCATTGCTCTGGCCGCTGATCCCTCTAGTCGGTTGGCGATGCTCTTGGATCAAGCCCAGACCGACGGTCGGCTGAGGGGAGCATCGCCTGCGACACCGGGGAGGATTTGGCTGATGCCCGTGATCCGTCTTGATGCCGTGCCTCCAAAACCTTGGGCACAATTGACCCCTGACCAACCGGCCCATGGTCCCGGTTGGTCTTCCTTCGCAGCCTCTTATCAGCAGCGCTGGGGGCAGGCTCCGGACCTCTTGGCGGCCTCTGGTTTTGATGCGGCCCGTCTTGTGGCTCTGTCCATGCTTGCGCCCGCGCCCGTTTCAGAGGAAGGTCTCCGTGACCCCATCGGTTGGCTTGATCCGGATGCTGAGGTTCAGCCCTTGTGTGAGGCGATCGCTCTGCGCCAGCAAGGTCAGCCCGTTCGTCTAGCAGGGGCTGCCAGTGATCTGGCCTTGAGACCCGGACAGATCCCATCGGGAACGGCGACCACGCGATTGATCGCTCCGCATTCGGGCGCTGATCGTGATGGGAGTCTTTAA
- a CDS encoding thermonuclease — protein MSGCFRLPSQRPLFLQRLRSESVIRFCSSLLILLVVSVASPFPAMAAEVLQVRSSTLLQIGDSNRNYSVRLACIAVDPVNEAAAVDLLKKSVPRRKRVNLRPEGNEDGVLIARVTPLDADQDLGGSLLATGLATSSCPAG, from the coding sequence ATGTCCGGATGTTTTCGCCTTCCCAGCCAGCGACCACTGTTTCTGCAGCGCTTGCGCAGCGAGTCTGTGATCCGTTTTTGCTCCAGTCTTCTGATCTTGTTGGTCGTGTCGGTGGCTTCACCATTTCCAGCGATGGCCGCAGAAGTGTTGCAAGTGCGTTCGTCCACGCTTCTCCAGATTGGAGATAGCAACCGCAATTACAGCGTTCGTTTGGCTTGTATTGCAGTCGATCCTGTCAATGAAGCGGCTGCTGTCGATCTTTTGAAAAAATCCGTGCCGCGACGCAAACGGGTGAACCTGCGTCCGGAGGGAAATGAAGATGGTGTTTTGATTGCCCGCGTGACCCCTCTCGATGCCGATCAGGACCTTGGGGGTTCCCTGCTAGCAACCGGTCTAGCGACGTCCAGTTGCCCTGCAGGCTGA
- a CDS encoding S1 RNA-binding domain-containing protein: protein MAGSESQQSMDSKGQSPAAQPPRKPLQVMHISRKDEQDRLRREAEEARSAADAAIARAVELEKAAQIAQNTTARPPMAPTTSSTAAAKPSAVDDDDLRFGTDELSGMSMADLLGPSDSNAKSSKSSPRPAKASNRSVDDFDFDEGAFLAALDANEPVGTTGEVVTGTVIGMESDGVYVDIGGKAPGFMPKNECGLGVITNLKERFPKGLEIEVLVTREQNADGMVTISCRALALRQSWDKVKQLEKEGRVSQVKVTGFNRGGVTCDLEGLRGFIPRSQLQDGENHEALVGKTLGVAFLEVNSETRKLVLSEKRAATAARFSELEVGQLVEGHVAAIKPYGLFVDLGGISGLLHQSAITGGSMRSMREIFDQGDAVKALITELDPGRGRIALNTTMLEGQPGELLVDKDKVMAEATDRANRARNVLKQQEQSAG from the coding sequence ATGGCGGGATCAGAAAGCCAACAATCCATGGACAGCAAAGGGCAAAGCCCGGCAGCTCAGCCTCCGCGCAAGCCCCTGCAGGTGATGCATATAAGTCGCAAAGACGAACAGGATCGCCTTCGGCGTGAGGCAGAAGAAGCGAGGTCGGCCGCCGATGCCGCGATCGCACGGGCTGTTGAATTAGAGAAAGCGGCGCAAATAGCTCAAAACACCACGGCTAGGCCCCCCATGGCCCCAACGACGTCGTCAACGGCGGCGGCAAAGCCATCGGCCGTTGACGACGACGATTTGCGCTTTGGGACGGATGAGCTCAGTGGCATGAGCATGGCTGATCTTCTTGGCCCATCCGACTCCAATGCAAAATCCTCGAAATCCAGCCCACGGCCTGCCAAAGCCTCCAATCGAAGTGTCGACGACTTTGACTTTGACGAGGGTGCTTTCCTGGCAGCCCTCGATGCCAACGAGCCGGTGGGCACCACAGGAGAAGTGGTTACAGGAACCGTCATCGGGATGGAAAGCGATGGTGTCTATGTCGACATCGGGGGCAAGGCCCCGGGCTTCATGCCCAAGAACGAATGTGGTCTGGGAGTGATCACCAACCTCAAGGAAAGATTCCCCAAGGGCCTTGAGATTGAAGTCTTGGTAACTCGGGAACAAAATGCTGATGGGATGGTCACCATCAGCTGCCGCGCGCTCGCCCTGCGTCAAAGCTGGGACAAGGTGAAGCAGCTTGAAAAAGAGGGCAGGGTTTCTCAAGTGAAAGTCACCGGTTTCAACCGTGGTGGTGTGACTTGCGATTTGGAGGGCCTACGAGGCTTCATCCCCCGTTCCCAACTGCAGGATGGTGAAAACCATGAAGCACTGGTGGGCAAAACCTTGGGTGTGGCCTTCCTCGAGGTCAATTCTGAAACGCGGAAATTGGTCCTTTCCGAGAAGAGAGCTGCCACTGCCGCCCGTTTCTCAGAACTAGAGGTCGGACAACTGGTGGAAGGCCATGTGGCGGCGATCAAGCCCTATGGACTGTTCGTGGATCTCGGAGGGATCAGCGGACTTCTTCATCAATCAGCCATTACCGGAGGCAGCATGCGCTCGATGCGCGAAATCTTCGATCAAGGCGACGCTGTCAAAGCCTTAATCACGGAATTGGATCCTGGTCGCGGCCGAATCGCCCTGAACACAACCATGTTGGAGGGACAACCTGGTGAATTACTTGTCGATAAAGACAAAGTGATGGCAGAAGCAACCGATCGAGCCAACAGGGCTCGTAACGTCCTGAAGCAACAGGAACAATCAGCTGGATGA
- the pgeF gene encoding peptidoglycan editing factor PgeF has translation MTTAAEPFRQPDNLFNTLEHWTWVGCYGGYYLTSNAMQAAGFEHGFFTRLWQNRGPDVLAAYLSAGVSVHRPRQVHGNRVLNADEASASPWPEADGLVSNRGGQSLWVCGADCTPVLLADPTSGHVAACHAGWRGVASGILPAAIRRLTTRGAKPEQLIVALGPAVSGALYQVETTVAEQVGQALDSNRSLKLSDMEALGILLPDPEPNRCRLDIRLAAREQLQRCGIPDQQISLCPLCTVSEPSLFHSWRRDQVKAVQWSGIVGQAADSSE, from the coding sequence ATGACCACTGCTGCCGAACCATTCCGTCAGCCCGACAACCTGTTCAACACCCTGGAGCATTGGACATGGGTGGGCTGCTATGGCGGCTACTACCTCACCTCAAATGCGATGCAGGCCGCAGGGTTCGAACATGGATTTTTCACCCGTCTTTGGCAAAACCGAGGGCCTGATGTCTTGGCGGCCTATCTATCGGCTGGAGTGAGTGTCCATCGCCCCCGACAGGTTCACGGCAACCGAGTCCTGAATGCTGACGAAGCCAGCGCATCTCCCTGGCCTGAGGCTGATGGTCTGGTGAGCAACCGTGGTGGCCAAAGTCTCTGGGTTTGCGGTGCCGATTGCACCCCCGTACTGCTTGCAGACCCCACGAGTGGTCACGTTGCCGCTTGTCATGCAGGCTGGCGAGGGGTCGCCAGTGGCATTCTTCCTGCTGCCATTCGGCGTTTAACAACGCGAGGAGCGAAGCCGGAACAGCTGATTGTGGCCCTTGGTCCAGCCGTCAGTGGGGCTCTCTATCAGGTTGAGACAACTGTGGCGGAGCAGGTGGGACAAGCCCTCGATTCCAATCGTTCTCTCAAGCTCAGCGACATGGAAGCTCTGGGGATCCTTCTGCCCGATCCAGAGCCAAACAGGTGTCGCCTCGATATTCGTCTTGCCGCCCGTGAGCAACTACAACGCTGCGGTATTCCAGATCAACAGATCAGTCTCTGCCCTCTCTGCACCGTTTCAGAGCCGAGCCTCTTCCACTCCTGGCGTCGCGATCAAGTGAAAGCGGTGCAGTGGAGCGGAATCGTTGGTCAAGCTGCGGACTCCTCAGAGTGA
- a CDS encoding Tab2 family RNA-binding protein — translation MSAEQIQNDASERSNGILSGDWELDFYSRPILEPDGKKRWELLIVSSPCEGTTTSFRFEKRCPASSVNSTWLSSALAEAMAAAQQQGWAVPRKLRSWRSSMRTMVQRAASELGLEMVPSRRTYALFDWIAEREQDLYPKEEGYMAGPLAPPPAPVSTPPRPLPESVRGDAWNWAELPAASLREATGWPIGFRGLLPVPNTIYDDQIIPGLRLFSQTRGLALAGLLGGIEPVRLKVDGTQLLLEAGQDDCWLVSDLSSEEAVHVSALMTQAAEHADGLQFIAVQTSPEAERFEGFWMLRDQAEP, via the coding sequence ATGTCCGCCGAACAGATCCAGAACGATGCGAGTGAACGTTCAAACGGAATCCTTTCAGGCGACTGGGAACTCGATTTCTATTCCAGACCGATCCTCGAGCCTGATGGGAAAAAACGTTGGGAGCTGCTGATCGTCAGCTCCCCCTGCGAGGGGACAACAACCAGTTTTCGCTTCGAAAAACGCTGTCCTGCGAGCAGTGTTAATTCCACTTGGTTAAGCAGCGCTCTCGCAGAAGCCATGGCGGCAGCTCAACAGCAAGGCTGGGCCGTTCCTCGAAAGCTGCGTTCTTGGAGAAGCTCCATGCGCACCATGGTTCAGAGAGCTGCCTCTGAACTAGGCCTCGAGATGGTTCCAAGCCGTCGCACCTATGCCTTATTCGATTGGATCGCTGAGCGCGAACAGGATCTCTACCCCAAGGAAGAGGGCTACATGGCAGGTCCTCTTGCGCCCCCTCCTGCACCGGTCAGTACGCCTCCTCGTCCGTTACCGGAGTCCGTTCGTGGTGATGCCTGGAATTGGGCCGAACTTCCCGCCGCATCCTTGCGTGAAGCCACCGGATGGCCCATCGGATTCCGAGGCCTGCTCCCCGTTCCCAACACCATTTATGATGACCAAATCATCCCTGGCTTGCGCCTGTTCAGCCAAACCAGGGGATTAGCCCTCGCTGGACTGCTCGGTGGAATTGAACCGGTTCGTCTCAAAGTGGACGGCACCCAACTCCTCCTGGAGGCCGGTCAGGATGACTGCTGGCTTGTGAGCGATCTCAGCTCAGAGGAAGCCGTCCACGTCTCAGCACTGATGACACAGGCCGCAGAGCATGCTGACGGTTTGCAGTTCATCGCTGTTCAAACCTCCCCAGAAGCTGAGCGTTTTGAAGGGTTTTGGATGCTGCGGGATCAAGCAGAACCATGA
- a CDS encoding GIVxVP protein produces the protein MGKNRFAAGIVMVPCLLLSAAFFSTAVWGDVPGENQSLALGLGGLLLAAGLLALLIPATNPETKEDETDPSS, from the coding sequence ATGGGAAAAAATCGCTTCGCGGCCGGCATCGTGATGGTGCCCTGCTTGCTTCTATCAGCTGCTTTTTTTAGTACGGCGGTCTGGGGTGATGTGCCAGGAGAAAATCAATCCCTTGCTCTCGGACTGGGAGGGCTGCTTTTGGCTGCAGGTTTGCTCGCCCTGTTGATCCCAGCGACAAATCCTGAGACAAAAGAGGACGAAACGGATCCATCTTCCTAA